In Acipenser ruthenus chromosome 53, fAciRut3.2 maternal haplotype, whole genome shotgun sequence, the following proteins share a genomic window:
- the LOC131723214 gene encoding protein N-terminal asparagine amidohydrolase-like: MDKTMRSLYDGKKKQMTIGPYDWFWDFVKNDDDTRDLTDGEIRRNFSTSPLVEKPEFSQTIKEQYKYLADNVILKSTTNQVLCYSLIPEGWVPS, from the exons ATGGACAAAACG ATGCGTAGTCTGTACGATGGTAAGAAAAAGCAAATGACAATCGGACCATATGACTGGTTTTGGGATTTTGTGAAGAATGACGATGACACCAGGGATTTAACAGATGGAGAAATAAGAAGG AATTTTTCGACTTCACCCCTGGTTGAAAAGCCAGAATTCTCCCAAACGATCAAGGAGCAGTACAAGTACCTCGCTGACAATGTGATCCTCAAAAGCACCACAAATCAGGTCCTTTGTTACAGCTTGATTCCAGAAGGATGGGTGCcatcataa